From the genome of Leptospira brenneri:
TAGTTTATGAATGATTAAATCTCTAGGGATGGATAAGTTTAAAGCATTTCTAAAGTGTTTGTCAAAACAAGAATTGTTTTGATTGATCGCTACATATTGGACAGATCTTCCTCTTTTAGTGAGTGTGGATTCTGAATTGGCTTCTGGTAAAGATAGAAGAAAATCTGTAAGTTTAAAAGCATCTAACTTACCTTTGCGATATAAAAATAAAGAAGTCGAAGACTGTGGTAAGATGAGAAATTGAATTTTTTTAGGAAAGTTAGGGTTGGATTCTGATTGTAAGCGTAAATTTATAAATTCATTTTTTTTCCAAGTAATCAGTTTGTATTTTCCATAGGACTTTAGGTTTTGTTTTTTCCACTCTTCTTTTCCAATGATGGATGCAAAAGGTAAACTGAGTTTCTCTTTCCATTCCGTTTCATTCGTTCCTTTTTTAAATTCTAATTCCAATTGATTTTGGGGTAAGGAACGGACTTGAACTAAAAACTGGTAATCACCCTTTCTTGGGTAGTTTTCCGTGATCAATCGAGACAAACTATATTCAATATCACTTAGAGGTGGGCTTTCGGAATCCAGCTGGAACCGCCAAATCTCCTTTGCGGGATGAAATGTCTTTTCAGAAGAATCGATCCATGGTGATGAGAATCCCGTTTGAGTGCGTGAAAACAGCCCCTGGTGGATAAATTTAGCTAATTTTTGGCCGGAAAGATCGGTAATGAAGAGAGGATCTAAATGCGCTGGATCCGAGGGGAGTGCGATTCTTAGATCAAAATTGGTAGTTTCTTCCCGGCAAAAAGTGAGGGACAAGAGAAAGAAAACGAGGGATAAGGTTCTCATACGTGAAGATTTACCGAAAACTCTGGCCATACTTGGCAAAATACAAATACAGACTTAGCTTCGGTGTTTTCTTGTCTATATTTGTTTCCATTTTTAATGGGGCCTCCCTCACGTCCCTCATCCCTATCTTTGATTCTTTAGGCACTGGCGAAAATTATAAATTTCAAATTGCTCTGACCAAAAAAGACCAATCGCTCCTTTCTGAATATAAAAAGCCTGACCATCTTGAAGGCCTAAAATATTGGGAATGGCAATTTGCTCACCTCAAACAAACAACAAATGAGGAACTTGCAGATAAAAAGCCGGATGATTTGGTTTATCTATTTTGTTTAATCATCCTTCCCATTTATTTTTTGAAATTAATTTGTCTTGCTGGCACTGTTTACTTTGTGAACTCAGCGGGACTTCTTGCTGTGAGTGACCTCAGGCAAGCTCTCTATAAAAAACTCCAAGTTTTACCACTAAACGAGTTCTACCGAGAAAAAACGGGCGTACTGATGAGCCGTGTGATTAACGATGTGGATATTGTTGGGAAAGTGGTATCAAATGATTTAAAAGATGCGATTAACGATTTTTTCTATATCATTACGCACTTAATCATCTTGCTTGTGTTAAGTTGGAAATTGTTTTTTCTTTTATTCATTGTCATTCCGCTCATTGTAGGACCGGTCAGTACTTTTGCAGATCGAATTAGAAGGACCACAAAAAACCAACAAGAACAATTGTCTGAATTGAATGGTGATCTTCAAGAAGTGATTTCAGGAATTCGGGTCATCAGAGCTTTTTCTATGGAAGAAAAGGAAGCTGAACGATTTTTTAAAGTAAATCAAAACCTTTCGGATAAAACTTTTAAAACACATTTTTATCATCAAATTGGTCCCGCATTAACAGAGTTATCTGGTTCGGTCGTAACAATGGTATTTTTAGGAATTGGTGCCTATTTATTAGAAGATGCCAGTTTTTCTAAAGGTATGTTTATTGCCTTTTTTCTTACCTTGATTTTTCTAATGCGCCCTTTGAAACAAATGAGTATTCTCGTAAATTTAATCCAAGCCTCTGTGATTGCCAGTGACAGAGTATTTGAAATTTTAAGTAGAGATGTCGATATCAAAGAACCAGAAACTCCCAATCAATTGGGTTCACTATCAAGAGCAATTGAATACCATAATGTTTCTTATTTGTATCCGAACACAGATATATATGCGTTAAAGAATATCAACTTAACACTCCCTCGCGGCGGAACGATTGCAATAGTGGGATCTTCTGGAGCCGGTAAATCCACGTTAGTTGATCTTTTGCCTAGACTTATTGATCCTAGCGAAGGCGGGATTTTTTGGGATGATGTGAATGCAAAAGATCTGAGTTTAGATAATTTGAGAAAACGAATTGGAGTTGTTTCTCAAAATATTTTTTTATTTAACGGTTCGATTCGCGAAAACATTGCTTTTGGAAAACCAAATGCTTCCGAAGAAGAGGTTAGGCGTGCCGCCGAAGATGCATTTGCTTCTGAATTCATCGAAGCTTTTGAGGAAGGTTATGATACCATTGTTGGAGAAAGAGGGGTGATGTTATCTGGTGGGCAAAGGCAACGGATTTCGATTGCTAGAACTTTACTTGCAAACCCAGAAGTCTTAATTTTG
Proteins encoded in this window:
- a CDS encoding ABC transporter substrate-binding protein, which translates into the protein MRTLSLVFFLLSLTFCREETTNFDLRIALPSDPAHLDPLFITDLSGQKLAKFIHQGLFSRTQTGFSSPWIDSSEKTFHPAKEIWRFQLDSESPPLSDIEYSLSRLITENYPRKGDYQFLVQVRSLPQNQLELEFKKGTNETEWKEKLSLPFASIIGKEEWKKQNLKSYGKYKLITWKKNEFINLRLQSESNPNFPKKIQFLILPQSSTSLFLYRKGKLDAFKLTDFLLSLPEANSESTLTKRGRSVQYVAINQNNSCFDKHFRNALNLSIPRDLIIHKLLENHADLTYGPVPITYIEKLKKGKVQTEMYDKAQAVRELEKSNCYPKIKSTQLEFRMRGDDENQAKGRAIKQALEEIGLKIKLRPMEKAPLYKENGEGKGDLTLLTWYSDFDSVWNFLDPLFHPTKLGNGGNRSFYQKENVGKILDNPFKTEKDALLVIEKIREDKPWIFLWSIQENYLVSKAFLRYTALSDFL
- a CDS encoding ABC transporter ATP-binding protein, translating into MKIYRKLWPYLAKYKYRLSFGVFLSIFVSIFNGASLTSLIPIFDSLGTGENYKFQIALTKKDQSLLSEYKKPDHLEGLKYWEWQFAHLKQTTNEELADKKPDDLVYLFCLIILPIYFLKLICLAGTVYFVNSAGLLAVSDLRQALYKKLQVLPLNEFYREKTGVLMSRVINDVDIVGKVVSNDLKDAINDFFYIITHLIILLVLSWKLFFLLFIVIPLIVGPVSTFADRIRRTTKNQQEQLSELNGDLQEVISGIRVIRAFSMEEKEAERFFKVNQNLSDKTFKTHFYHQIGPALTELSGSVVTMVFLGIGAYLLEDASFSKGMFIAFFLTLIFLMRPLKQMSILVNLIQASVIASDRVFEILSRDVDIKEPETPNQLGSLSRAIEYHNVSYLYPNTDIYALKNINLTLPRGGTIAIVGSSGAGKSTLVDLLPRLIDPSEGGIFWDDVNAKDLSLDNLRKRIGVVSQNIFLFNGSIRENIAFGKPNASEEEVRRAAEDAFASEFIEAFEEGYDTIVGERGVMLSGGQRQRISIARTLLANPEVLILDEATSALDTESERLIQQAFVRLYENKTVIIIAHRLSTVKIADTIYYLENGEIVESGSHADLLKNENSKYKRLYDMQFSGNT